A genomic stretch from Archangium lipolyticum includes:
- a CDS encoding sensor histidine kinase: MKLARKITLALVLLAFAVIAGLETVEVQRELARSALDMRNDHRLLGYTVGGSFVRTWELEGEEEARAVLADANRLQEQVRLGWLWLDMPEAARLPPVQLQALRSGWDTSFEDQQQETGLLRSFTPIIVGERRGAIEITEPLTEQRQHVRQTVVGTAVATGAITLAFLLVAMAMGRRLVGRPVEQLVGLAHRIGQGELGARVYLTQKDELATLAEAMNRMASGLATAREQVAAETAARLAMLEHLRHADRLGTVGKLASGVAHELGTPLNVVLGRAKMIASGEAEGDETKECARIISQQVQHMTAIIRQLLDFARRRTPRRAPEDLSELVERTLSLLRPMATRRNIVLTHEAPGPVNLEVDAGQIQQALTNLVVNGMQSMKRPGTLRIRLGRERALPPADLGGPEREWVRVDVTDEGEGISPEVLPRIFEPFFTTKDVGEGTGLGLSVSYGLIRDHGGWISVSSEPGRGSCFSIFLPLEAKETEEAKA; the protein is encoded by the coding sequence ATGAAGCTCGCCCGGAAGATCACCCTCGCCCTGGTCCTGCTCGCCTTCGCCGTCATCGCAGGGCTGGAGACCGTCGAGGTGCAACGCGAGCTGGCCCGCTCGGCGCTGGACATGCGCAACGATCACCGCCTGCTCGGCTACACGGTGGGCGGCTCGTTCGTCCGGACCTGGGAGCTGGAAGGCGAGGAGGAGGCCCGGGCGGTGCTCGCGGACGCCAACCGCCTCCAGGAGCAGGTGCGGCTGGGCTGGCTGTGGCTGGACATGCCGGAGGCGGCACGTCTCCCTCCCGTTCAGCTCCAGGCGCTGCGCTCCGGGTGGGACACCTCCTTCGAGGACCAGCAGCAGGAGACCGGCCTGCTGCGCTCCTTCACCCCCATCATCGTCGGGGAGCGGCGGGGAGCCATTGAAATCACCGAGCCCCTCACCGAGCAGCGGCAGCACGTGCGCCAGACGGTGGTGGGCACGGCGGTGGCCACCGGTGCCATCACCCTGGCCTTCCTGCTGGTGGCCATGGCCATGGGCAGAAGGCTGGTGGGCCGTCCGGTGGAGCAACTGGTGGGGCTCGCGCACCGCATCGGCCAGGGGGAGCTGGGGGCGCGGGTGTACCTCACGCAGAAGGACGAGCTGGCCACGCTCGCCGAGGCGATGAACCGGATGGCCTCCGGACTGGCCACGGCGCGCGAGCAGGTGGCGGCCGAGACGGCGGCGCGACTGGCCATGCTCGAACACCTGCGGCACGCGGACCGGTTGGGCACGGTGGGCAAGCTCGCCTCCGGCGTGGCCCATGAGCTGGGCACTCCGCTCAACGTGGTGCTCGGCCGGGCGAAGATGATCGCCTCCGGCGAGGCCGAGGGAGACGAGACGAAGGAGTGCGCCCGCATCATCTCCCAGCAGGTGCAGCACATGACGGCCATCATCCGCCAGTTGCTGGACTTCGCCCGGCGGCGCACGCCCCGGCGCGCTCCAGAGGACCTGAGCGAGCTGGTGGAGCGGACGTTGTCGCTGCTGCGGCCCATGGCGACGCGGCGCAACATCGTCCTCACCCACGAGGCGCCGGGGCCGGTGAACCTGGAGGTGGACGCCGGGCAGATTCAACAGGCCCTCACCAACCTGGTGGTCAACGGCATGCAGTCGATGAAACGCCCGGGCACGCTGCGGATCCGGCTGGGGAGGGAGCGCGCCCTGCCCCCGGCGGACCTGGGGGGACCGGAGCGCGAGTGGGTGCGGGTGGACGTCACGGACGAGGGCGAGGGCATCTCTCCGGAGGTGCTGCCCCGCATCTTCGAGCCCTTCTTCACCACCAAGGACGTGGGAGAAGGCACGGGCCTGGGCCTGTCTGTCTCCTATGGACTCATCCGGGACCATGGCGGCTGGATTTCCGTGAGCAGTGAACCCGGACGCGGTAGTTGCTTTTCCATCTTCCTCCCACTCGAGGCGAAGGAAACAGAGGAGGCCAAGGCATGA